CGTCGATCGCGGCGACCACGAGGTCCGGCGCCTGCCGCCAGGTGTCGAGGTCCAGGCAGCGCACGGTCCCGGAGAGCTCGGCGTGCTGCGGGATGACGTTGGGCGCGTGGCCGGAGTCGATCCGTCCCCAGGTCACGGCGAGACCGCTGCGGGCGTCGGTGCGCCGGGCGACCAGCGCGGGCACGTCGGTGACGACCCGGGCGGCGGCGGTGACGAGGTCGGTCGTCAGATGGGGTCGGGCGGTGTGCCCGCCGGGACCGTCGAGGGAGATTTCCAGCCGGTCGCAGGCCGAGGTGATCGCGCCCTGCCGCAGGCCGATCTTCCCGGCGTCCACCTTGGGGTCGCAGTGCACGGCGAGGATCCGGCCCACTCCGTCGAGCACCCCGCACTCGACGACGTCGGCGGCGCCGCCGGGGAGCACCTCCTCGGCGGGCTGGAAGATCAGCCGGACGGGGCGGGGCAGCTCGCCGCGGCTCAGCAGGTCGGCCAGGACCAGGCCGGCGCCGAGGACCACGGCCGTGTGGACGTCGTGGCCGCAGGCGTGAGCCCGGTCCGGGACCGTCGAGCGGTACGAGCACTCACTCTTCGTGTCCGGGATGGGCAGGGCGTCGATGTCGGCGCGCAGGGCGAGCATGGGCCGTCCGCCGTCGAACTCGCCGATGTCACAGATGAGCCCGGTTCCGATGGCGAGCACACGCGGCTTCAGACCGGCCTTCTCCAGGCGGGCCTTGATCGCGGCGGTCGTACGGAACTCCTGGTTGCCGAGCTCGGGGTGCATGTGCAAGTCGCGCCGGAACTCGATGAGTTCGGCACGGAGCGCCTCCGGCAGGGCGCCGGGGAGGAACGCTTCCCCTGGTTGATCGGCCTCGGACTCTGGAGACATCAGTTGGTTCACCCTCTGAAGGGTAGGACGCCGAGGTGGCCAACTGACCCTCGATCAACAAAAGTTCAACCCGTTTGGGGAAGAAAATCTGGCCGCCCGACGCATAGGTATCGGTTTGGGTGGGTAAACTCGCCCGGCTTTCCGTCGAGTCGATCATGAAATCGACGGAGAGTGACGATGCCGACCCTCCACACTCCACGGATACCACGCCACGGACAGAACCGTCGGTTGTGTTCACCTGTCGGGATCGCACACCCCCGGTGAACTCCCGGACGCCCGTCCGTCGGCCGCACTAGGGTGCGGCCCGTGACCGCCGAGTACCCCACGCACTCCGAGTACGCCGACTTCCTCGAGGCCACCCGTGTCTCGTACGACGCCATCGCCTCCGCCTACGCGGACCGTTTCTCCGACTGGCGGGCCGACAGCAGCCCGCTGGACAGGTCCCTCGTCAGCGCCTTTGCCGAGCTGGCCCGCGAGCACGCGCCGGCGCCCGTCGCCGATCTGGGCAGCGGGCCCGGCTCGGTGACCGCGCATCTGCATGCGCTGGGCACGCCGGTCTTCGGTGTGGATCTGTCGCCCCGGATGGTGGCGCTGGCCCGGCGCGCCCACCCCGAACTCCGGTTCCACGTGGGTTCGATGACCGCGCTGGACCTTCCGGACGAGACGCTGGGCGGGATCCTCGCGCTGTACTCGCTCATCCATGTCCCCGACGACCACCTGCCGGGGACGTTCGCCGAGTTCCACCGGGTCCTGCGGCCCGGTGCCCCGGTGCTGCTGGCGTTCCAGTCCGGCGCCTCCGAGGACCGGCTGCACCTGAGCGAGCGCTTCGGGCAGGAGATCGCGCTGGACTACCACTGGCGCACCCCGGACCACGTCATCGCACACCTGCTCGACGCGGGGCTGCGGCTGTACGCGCGTACCGTGCGGGAGCCGGACGGCGAGGAGAAGCGCCCGCGCGCCTTCCTCCTCGCCGAGAAGCCTCTTGCCGGAGGGCGCTGAGGCGCCCTCCGGCACGGTCTCAGACCGCGCTGACCGCCGACAGCCGGTGCACGTCCCGGGCCGTTCCCGTCACCCCGGACAGGAAGCCCTGGGCGCGGGGTGAGGCGTTCTCCGTCAGCCAGGCGGGGTCGATGTCGCAGACCGCGACGCGTACGTCCGTGCCGGACAGGGCCAGCGGCAGGGTGTGCACCACGGTCGACGGGAAGCTCAGGATCGTGCGGCCTATGGGGCCGCGCCGGGCGATCAGCTCCAGCGGGAGGTCCGGGCGCACGATCTCCAGGCCGGTCTCCACCGCCAGCCGGTGCAGCTTCTCCGCGCTCTCGCGGCGGTGGGCGAAGTAGCGGGTGGCACCGTGCGCCTTGGCCAGGGAGCGGACCGCCTCCAGGTAGCGGTCGCCGTCGACCACGCCGGTCTCGACGAGGGAGGTGCCGACCATGTCCGCGCCCTTGGTGATGCGGGGCGGCCCGAAGCGGTCGCGGGTCCAGGCGAAGGTGTTGGCGGTGACCGTCACGCCCTCGGGCGTCGCGTCCATCGGCATCGAGGAGAAGATCTCGACATGGCGGCGCTCGCTCGGGGTGAGGCGCTTGCGGGCGGCGGAGGAGACGGGCGCGAAGACCAGGTCGCGGGGGCCGGGCCGGCCGCCCTTGCGGTGCCAGCGCACCAGCCGCTCACCGCGGGCGAGCTGGGTGACGAACTCCATGGTCGCGGTGCCGTCGTCGACGACGACGAGGTCGCGGGCCTTGGTGATCGTCAGCAGGAGCTGTACGTAGCGGGAGAACGGGTCGCCGAGAACCACCCGGTCGGCCCTGCGGAGCAGGCCCGTGAGGCCGCCGATGGTGTGGAACGGCGCTGTCGCACCGCCCCGCGCCTCCTCCCAGCGCACCTCGTGCCCGTCCTCGCGCGCCAGTTCGGCCATCCGGCGCAGCTGGCCGCGGGTCATGGGGTCGATCGGGGAGAGGACGACGAGGGTGAGTCCCGCGCCGAGGGCGTGCTCGCGGGCGTGCGCCCACTCCAGCACGTTGAGGAGCTGTACCGGGCTCTCGACGAAGGCGAGAGTGTGGGGGCCGGTGTTCCCGGCTCGGGGGCTCATCGACGTACGACCTACCCGTC
The DNA window shown above is from Streptomyces chartreusis and carries:
- a CDS encoding M20 family metallopeptidase; this translates as MSPESEADQPGEAFLPGALPEALRAELIEFRRDLHMHPELGNQEFRTTAAIKARLEKAGLKPRVLAIGTGLICDIGEFDGGRPMLALRADIDALPIPDTKSECSYRSTVPDRAHACGHDVHTAVVLGAGLVLADLLSRGELPRPVRLIFQPAEEVLPGGAADVVECGVLDGVGRILAVHCDPKVDAGKIGLRQGAITSACDRLEISLDGPGGHTARPHLTTDLVTAAARVVTDVPALVARRTDARSGLAVTWGRIDSGHAPNVIPQHAELSGTVRCLDLDTWRQAPDLVVAAIDEVANLHRAKSEINYIRGVPPVVNDPAATELLHEAMTARRGADSVESTEQSLGGEDFSWYLEHVPGAMARLGVRVPGDRVGRDLHQGDFDVDESAITAGVELFTAAALLDAVG
- a CDS encoding class I SAM-dependent methyltransferase; this translates as MTAEYPTHSEYADFLEATRVSYDAIASAYADRFSDWRADSSPLDRSLVSAFAELAREHAPAPVADLGSGPGSVTAHLHALGTPVFGVDLSPRMVALARRAHPELRFHVGSMTALDLPDETLGGILALYSLIHVPDDHLPGTFAEFHRVLRPGAPVLLAFQSGASEDRLHLSERFGQEIALDYHWRTPDHVIAHLLDAGLRLYARTVREPDGEEKRPRAFLLAEKPLAGGR